In Gemmatimonadales bacterium, one DNA window encodes the following:
- a CDS encoding copper chaperone PCu(A)C, producing MAAAGCKPEDPRLSPGGLYGTELIPPRVKPDFTLTATDGIRFPFRARTDGYLTLLFFGYTNCPDICPVHMANIAAVMKKLPARVTERMRVVFVTTDPARDTPEHLRRWLDGFDPTFIGLTGTDDDIRRAEDAAGVPPAAREVPGADSADAAPASTVAATGTAGTGDSAEYTVGHAAYVIAYAPDNRAHAMYPFGTRQSDWAHDLPKLANVTASASSSAASPAGPLVDVTGARVLATPGADVAAGYFRVRNAGTVPLTLVSVSAVGARQVSLHQERRAGNVMRMVPAGPFTIEPGKSLVLSPGAAHLMLSGLARPLAPGDTVQLTLTFEGAGSLTVEAPVHPYGEDD from the coding sequence GTGGCTGCCGCCGGCTGCAAGCCGGAGGATCCACGTCTTTCCCCCGGCGGCCTCTACGGCACCGAGCTGATCCCACCGCGGGTGAAGCCCGACTTCACTCTGACCGCTACCGACGGCATCCGATTTCCTTTTCGCGCCCGCACCGACGGCTATCTCACGCTGCTCTTTTTCGGCTACACCAACTGCCCCGACATCTGTCCGGTGCACATGGCCAATATCGCGGCCGTGATGAAGAAGCTCCCGGCGCGGGTGACCGAGCGCATGCGCGTCGTCTTCGTGACCACCGATCCCGCGCGCGACACGCCGGAGCACCTGCGCCGCTGGCTCGACGGGTTCGACCCCACGTTCATCGGGCTCACCGGCACCGACGACGATATCCGGCGCGCCGAGGATGCCGCGGGCGTGCCGCCGGCCGCGCGCGAGGTGCCGGGCGCCGACTCCGCGGATGCCGCGCCGGCGAGCACGGTCGCGGCCACCGGCACCGCCGGTACCGGTGACTCCGCCGAATACACCGTCGGGCATGCGGCGTACGTGATCGCTTACGCCCCTGACAATCGCGCGCACGCCATGTATCCCTTCGGCACCCGACAATCGGACTGGGCGCACGACCTGCCCAAGCTGGCCAACGTGACCGCATCCGCCTCATCGAGCGCCGCGTCTCCCGCCGGACCTCTGGTGGACGTGACCGGCGCGCGCGTGCTGGCCACCCCGGGCGCCGACGTCGCGGCCGGGTACTTCCGGGTACGGAACGCCGGCACCGTGCCGCTTACGCTCGTCTCGGTGTCGGCCGTCGGCGCGCGACAGGTCTCGTTGCACCAGGAGCGCCGCGCCGGCAACGTCATGCGCATGGTGCCCGCGGGGCCGTTCACGATCGAGCCGGGGAAATCGCTGGTGCTTTCACCGGGCGCGGCGCATCTCATGTTGAGTGGCCTCGCTCGGCCGCTCGCGCCGGGCGACACGGTGCAGCTCACGCTCACGTTCGAGGGGGCGGGCTCGCTCACCGTCGAGGCCCCGGTGCACCCATACGGAGAGGACGACTGA
- a CDS encoding cytochrome c oxidase assembly protein translates to MKWWCSASATPWEWIWRPYPGVWLLIAVVLWRYVRLRRADARAGAAGGERNAEPGAANGWNTVAFALGLATLWAALDWPLGPLGAGYLVSVHTVQYLLLNFVAAPLLLLGVPPASWRRLARSGAIGAVLRFAVRPLVALIGYDVIIVVTHVPSLVDGLMAQQLGNMVIDLAWLASGLLLWWPVVAPDDVSRLAPLLKMGYLFATTIIPTAPAAFLTFSDYPAYSIFELAPRVYGIGALQDQQTAGILMKLAADPFIWLAMGIVFFRWSGEAEREEEARRLAVSRPASTRV, encoded by the coding sequence ATGAAGTGGTGGTGCTCGGCGAGTGCGACGCCATGGGAGTGGATCTGGCGACCCTACCCCGGCGTGTGGCTCCTCATCGCGGTCGTGCTCTGGCGCTACGTCCGGCTACGCCGGGCGGACGCGCGGGCCGGCGCGGCCGGCGGCGAACGCAATGCCGAGCCGGGCGCGGCCAACGGCTGGAACACTGTGGCGTTTGCGCTGGGTCTCGCGACGCTCTGGGCCGCGCTCGACTGGCCCCTGGGTCCGCTCGGCGCCGGATACCTGGTGAGCGTGCACACCGTGCAGTACCTGCTGCTCAACTTCGTCGCCGCGCCGCTGCTTCTACTCGGCGTGCCGCCCGCGTCGTGGCGCCGGCTTGCCCGGAGCGGCGCCATCGGCGCCGTGCTCCGATTCGCCGTGCGGCCTCTCGTGGCGCTCATCGGCTACGACGTCATCATCGTCGTCACCCACGTTCCGAGCCTGGTGGACGGGCTCATGGCTCAGCAATTGGGCAACATGGTGATCGACCTCGCCTGGCTCGCGTCGGGGCTTCTCCTCTGGTGGCCCGTCGTAGCACCCGACGACGTGAGCCGGCTCGCCCCGCTCCTCAAGATGGGCTACCTGTTCGCGACCACGATCATTCCGACCGCGCCGGCCGCGTTCCTCACCTTCTCGGACTATCCCGCGTACTCGATCTTCGAGCTGGCGCCAAGGGTCTATGGCATCGGCGCGCTGCAAGACCAGCAGACCGCGGGCATCCTGATGAAGCTCGCGGCCGACCCATTCATCTGGCTGGCGATGGGGATAGTGTTTTTCCGGTGGAGCGGCGAAGCGGAACGGGAGGAGGAGGCGCGCCGACTGGCCGTCAGCCGACCCGCTTCCACCCGGGTATGA